A region of Myxococcus stipitatus DSM 14675 DNA encodes the following proteins:
- a CDS encoding metallophosphoesterase, producing the protein MNSWVRFVVFVVLTSGPIVGVHIYLYRRLFSDTSENRMWRLVGMGAMAVLCTLLLLSFTLTRVLPMDFTFKVATVVWMWMGISLYLLFALWLIGGGRLAMRRLRRLKAAVVSAEPGVMAVSGAGTVPAAAVLAAPAEVPEVNVERRRFLARVSAGGAALAAGGLSGYGAWNAFHPPVVNEVAVRLPGLPRELDGYTIVHLSDIHVGPLIRRRFMDELVARCNALHPDLVAITGDLVDGNVPELGPSVAALRELRTRDGTYFVTGNHEYYWNANTWAEALEGMGVQVLRNRHVRVGDSAASFDLVGVDDWAAKGMGPGRGYDLEAAVLGRQRDRAAVLLAHQPANWRVAAQAGMGLQLSGHTHAGQFFPFTLVVSAMWEHKAGHYEENGQHIYVSQGTGFWGPPLRVGTGPEIVKVTLLA; encoded by the coding sequence ATGAACTCATGGGTGCGTTTCGTCGTCTTCGTGGTCCTCACGAGTGGACCCATCGTGGGAGTCCACATCTACCTGTACCGGCGCCTGTTCTCGGACACCTCGGAGAACCGCATGTGGCGCCTTGTGGGAATGGGCGCGATGGCGGTGCTGTGCACCCTGCTGCTGTTGTCCTTCACCCTGACGCGCGTGCTGCCGATGGACTTCACGTTCAAGGTCGCCACCGTCGTGTGGATGTGGATGGGCATCTCGCTCTACCTGCTCTTCGCCTTGTGGCTCATCGGCGGGGGGCGCCTGGCGATGCGGCGCTTGCGACGCCTGAAGGCCGCGGTCGTCTCCGCGGAGCCCGGTGTGATGGCCGTGAGTGGCGCGGGGACGGTGCCCGCCGCCGCCGTGCTCGCGGCGCCTGCCGAGGTGCCCGAGGTGAACGTGGAGCGGCGGCGCTTCCTGGCGCGCGTCTCGGCGGGTGGTGCGGCGCTCGCGGCGGGAGGGCTGTCGGGCTACGGGGCCTGGAACGCGTTCCATCCGCCGGTGGTGAACGAGGTGGCGGTGCGGCTTCCGGGGCTGCCTCGGGAGCTGGATGGCTACACCATCGTCCACCTGAGCGACATCCACGTGGGCCCGCTCATCCGGCGCCGCTTCATGGACGAGCTGGTGGCGCGGTGCAACGCGCTGCACCCGGACCTGGTGGCCATCACCGGTGACCTCGTCGACGGGAACGTGCCGGAGCTGGGCCCCTCGGTGGCGGCGCTGCGGGAGCTGCGCACCCGGGACGGGACGTACTTCGTCACGGGCAACCACGAGTACTACTGGAACGCGAACACGTGGGCGGAGGCGCTGGAGGGCATGGGCGTGCAGGTGCTGCGCAACCGGCACGTGCGCGTGGGTGACTCGGCGGCCTCGTTCGACCTGGTGGGCGTGGACGACTGGGCGGCGAAGGGCATGGGCCCCGGTCGGGGCTATGACCTGGAGGCGGCCGTCCTCGGGCGACAGCGGGACCGGGCCGCGGTGCTGCTCGCGCACCAGCCCGCCAACTGGCGCGTGGCGGCGCAAGCGGGCATGGGGTTGCAGCTGTCCGGACATACGCACGCGGGACAGTTCTTCCCCTTCACGCTCGTGGTGTCCGCCATGTGGGAACACAAGGCGGGGCACTACGAGGAGAACGGCCAGCACATCTACGTCAGCCAGGGGACGGGCTTCTGGGGCCCGCCTCTTCGCGTCGGCACCGGGCCGGAAATCGTCAAGGTGACGCTGCTGGCGTGA
- a CDS encoding RCC1-like domain-containing protein → MRKDNVMARPGFAQVLVLSVWLVMGCEGTSSPAEPSHPPAARSQALASATSKVAAGAQHSLYVTQAGTVWAWGGNGSGQLGTGSVSFQRVVAQQVPGLTDVTSIAAGDAHSLALRADRTVWTWGGNNAGQVGDGTNVDRPTPQKVPGLSDVVAVAAGEFHSLALRADGTVWAWGSNFYGQLGRGHSQPGPSPAQVVGLTGVVALAAGFDFSLAVRSDGTVWAWGANGSGQLGDGTYIQRLAPTQVSQLQGVSAVTAGLYHALALRSDGTVWAWGSNSSGQMGDGTWTDRPSPVQVTSIARAKAVAAQDAGSLVLLDDGGVFAWGLNSQGQLGIGTTADSPLPVRVRGLGAVTSLAAGTQHAVVLRADGTLWTWGHGATGQLGHGSSERMLSPEVVTRLSNVASVASGSFHSVAALSDGSVWTWGRNTNGQLGDGTTTERHLPVRVPGLSGVVSVSASGHHSFALRSDGTVWGWGRNAQGQMGDGTTKDRASPARVEGLSSVKALASGGSHMVALRTDGTVWTWGYNGAGQLGDGTTTDRRAPVQVTGLSGVTSVAAGAYFSLALRTDGTVWAWGDGFEGQLGDGAGVQRASPVQVTGLTRVVKLAAGAAHGLAVRDDGTVWAWGDNTEGQMGDGSWSDRFRAVQVYGLTGVSSVVGGLYHSMALAQDGTLRAWGGNAYGQFGDGGVTPRVVAGAVPGLSGIKLLGASYLHVLAVREDGMLLTWGYNRFGQLGLGAAGWSSLPVQVRGLGQGRRLSAGRAHSLLVRADGTVLAWGQNTSGQLGDGSTTHRASPVLARNLPCARAASAGRQHSLVLACDGTVWSWGGNSQGQLGDGGVTSRAYPAKVEGLWGVVAVLAGGDSSMVLRADGTVWTWGANGSGQLGDGTLGDRASPLEVKGLAGIATGVMGEAHALVVSQDGTVWAWGANGRGQLGDGTTTSSASPVRVAGLSAAMNVSVGQAYSLAVLPDGTVWSWGANDSGQLGDGTNVARTTPKPVQDLADVKAVTAGAHHVVAVRHDGTVWGWGANAFGQVGDGTHFWRFRPVRVEGLLNAVETSAGEQHSLALLGDERALSWGSHEYGQLGDAESGPSLEPVGVKLPSSKVLVPAVSVSAWHQHAAALLADGTVQTWGGNADGQLGDGTTESRATPITVAGLGAMVAVAPAARHTLALRSDGTVWAWGDNTFGQLGDGSNTRRTLPVQVVGLEKVTAIAAGSYHSLAVREDGTVWAWGYNVFGQLGDGTMDARAVPTRMLGLDGAVAVAGGEYHSLMLRFDGTLWATGNNSHGQLGEGTFTNRLSPFQVVELDQVRTVRAGGYHSVALREDGTVWTWGHNGQGQLGDGTVTTRRVPAPVPGLTAIASVGAGTSHTFAVGSETWAWGRNSHGQLGTGDSSDRLEPTLVKGLHGVKSVLAGGDFSVAQGADGSAMSWGTNVHGTLGIGLPGQRTVPGAVTLP, encoded by the coding sequence ATGCGGAAGGACAACGTGATGGCGAGGCCGGGCTTCGCACAGGTCTTGGTGCTGAGCGTCTGGCTCGTCATGGGGTGTGAAGGCACCTCGAGCCCCGCGGAACCGTCCCACCCTCCGGCTGCTCGCTCCCAGGCCCTCGCGTCCGCGACGTCGAAGGTCGCCGCGGGTGCGCAGCACTCGCTCTATGTCACGCAGGCCGGCACGGTGTGGGCATGGGGCGGCAATGGCTCCGGACAGCTGGGCACCGGAAGTGTGTCGTTCCAGCGCGTCGTCGCCCAGCAGGTGCCGGGGCTGACGGACGTCACGAGCATCGCCGCGGGGGATGCCCACTCGCTCGCGCTGCGCGCGGACCGGACGGTGTGGACGTGGGGAGGCAACAACGCGGGCCAGGTGGGGGATGGCACCAACGTCGACCGCCCCACGCCGCAGAAGGTGCCGGGGCTCTCCGACGTCGTCGCCGTCGCGGCGGGGGAGTTCCATTCGCTGGCGCTGCGCGCCGATGGCACCGTGTGGGCCTGGGGCAGCAACTTCTATGGCCAGCTCGGACGTGGCCACTCGCAGCCGGGTCCTTCTCCCGCGCAGGTCGTGGGCCTGACGGGCGTGGTGGCGCTCGCGGCGGGCTTCGACTTCTCGCTCGCTGTGCGCTCGGACGGCACCGTGTGGGCGTGGGGCGCCAACGGCTCCGGACAGCTCGGCGATGGGACCTACATCCAGCGCCTGGCGCCCACGCAGGTGTCCCAGCTCCAGGGGGTCTCCGCCGTGACGGCGGGCCTCTATCACGCGCTCGCGCTGCGCTCGGATGGAACGGTGTGGGCCTGGGGTTCCAATTCCTCCGGGCAGATGGGCGATGGGACGTGGACGGACCGCCCCTCGCCGGTGCAGGTCACCTCCATCGCGCGAGCAAAGGCCGTGGCCGCGCAGGACGCGGGCTCGCTGGTGTTGCTCGATGACGGCGGCGTGTTCGCCTGGGGGCTCAACTCGCAGGGGCAGCTGGGGATTGGCACCACGGCGGACAGCCCGCTCCCCGTGCGCGTGCGGGGGCTGGGGGCGGTGACGTCGCTGGCGGCGGGGACGCAGCACGCGGTGGTGCTGCGCGCCGACGGCACGCTGTGGACGTGGGGCCACGGCGCGACGGGCCAGCTGGGACACGGCAGCTCCGAGCGGATGCTCTCGCCGGAGGTCGTCACGCGCTTGTCGAACGTCGCCTCGGTCGCGTCGGGCAGCTTCCACTCGGTGGCCGCGCTGTCGGACGGCTCGGTGTGGACGTGGGGGCGCAACACCAATGGCCAGCTGGGTGATGGCACCACCACCGAGCGCCACTTGCCCGTGCGCGTGCCGGGGCTCTCCGGCGTGGTCTCCGTGAGCGCGTCGGGACATCACTCGTTCGCGCTGCGCTCGGATGGGACGGTGTGGGGCTGGGGCCGCAACGCGCAGGGGCAGATGGGGGACGGCACGACGAAGGACCGCGCCTCGCCCGCGCGCGTGGAGGGCTTGAGCAGCGTGAAGGCGCTGGCCTCGGGCGGCAGCCACATGGTGGCGCTGCGCACGGACGGCACCGTGTGGACGTGGGGCTACAACGGCGCGGGGCAGCTCGGGGATGGCACCACGACCGACCGCCGCGCGCCCGTGCAGGTGACCGGCCTGTCGGGAGTGACGTCCGTGGCCGCGGGCGCCTACTTCTCGCTGGCGCTGCGCACCGACGGCACCGTGTGGGCCTGGGGTGATGGCTTCGAGGGACAGCTGGGAGATGGCGCGGGTGTGCAGCGCGCGTCGCCGGTCCAGGTGACGGGGCTGACGCGCGTGGTGAAGCTGGCCGCGGGCGCCGCGCATGGCCTGGCCGTGCGGGATGACGGCACCGTGTGGGCCTGGGGTGACAACACGGAAGGGCAGATGGGAGACGGCTCGTGGTCCGACCGGTTCCGCGCCGTGCAGGTCTACGGCCTGACGGGGGTGTCCTCCGTCGTCGGCGGGCTGTACCACTCCATGGCCCTGGCTCAGGACGGGACGCTGCGCGCCTGGGGCGGCAACGCGTATGGACAGTTCGGTGATGGAGGGGTCACGCCTCGGGTCGTGGCGGGCGCGGTGCCCGGCCTCTCCGGCATCAAGCTGTTGGGCGCCAGCTACCTGCACGTGCTCGCCGTGCGCGAGGACGGCATGCTGCTGACGTGGGGTTACAACCGCTTCGGGCAGCTCGGCCTGGGCGCGGCGGGGTGGAGCTCGCTGCCGGTGCAGGTGCGAGGACTGGGGCAGGGGCGCAGGCTCTCCGCGGGGCGTGCGCACTCGCTGCTCGTGCGCGCGGACGGCACCGTGCTCGCGTGGGGACAGAACACCTCCGGTCAGCTCGGGGATGGCTCGACGACCCATCGCGCCTCACCGGTCCTCGCGCGCAACCTGCCGTGCGCGCGCGCGGCGTCGGCGGGCCGACAGCACTCGCTGGTGCTCGCGTGTGATGGAACGGTGTGGTCGTGGGGTGGGAACAGCCAGGGCCAGCTGGGCGATGGCGGCGTCACGTCGCGCGCGTATCCCGCGAAGGTGGAGGGCCTGTGGGGCGTGGTGGCCGTGCTGGCGGGAGGAGACTCCTCGATGGTGCTGCGCGCGGACGGCACGGTGTGGACGTGGGGCGCGAACGGCAGCGGGCAGCTCGGTGACGGCACGCTGGGAGACCGTGCCTCGCCCCTGGAGGTGAAGGGTTTGGCCGGCATCGCCACCGGGGTGATGGGCGAAGCGCATGCGCTCGTCGTGAGCCAGGACGGCACGGTGTGGGCCTGGGGCGCGAACGGCCGAGGACAGCTCGGGGATGGCACCACCACCTCCAGCGCGTCGCCCGTGCGTGTGGCGGGGTTGTCCGCCGCGATGAACGTGAGCGTCGGACAGGCGTACTCCCTCGCGGTGCTCCCCGATGGGACGGTGTGGAGCTGGGGCGCGAATGACAGCGGGCAGCTCGGTGATGGCACCAACGTGGCGCGCACCACGCCCAAGCCCGTGCAGGACCTGGCCGACGTCAAGGCGGTGACCGCGGGCGCGCACCACGTCGTGGCGGTGCGGCATGACGGGACGGTGTGGGGCTGGGGCGCCAACGCCTTCGGACAGGTGGGCGATGGGACCCACTTCTGGCGCTTCCGCCCCGTGCGCGTGGAGGGTCTCCTCAACGCGGTGGAGACGTCGGCGGGAGAGCAGCACTCGCTGGCGCTGCTGGGGGACGAGCGCGCGCTCTCCTGGGGCAGCCACGAGTACGGCCAGCTGGGTGACGCGGAGTCGGGACCGAGCCTGGAGCCCGTGGGCGTGAAGCTGCCGAGCTCGAAGGTGCTGGTGCCCGCCGTCTCCGTGAGCGCGTGGCATCAGCACGCGGCGGCGCTGCTCGCGGACGGCACGGTGCAGACGTGGGGTGGCAACGCGGACGGGCAGCTCGGGGATGGCACCACGGAGAGCCGGGCCACGCCCATCACCGTGGCGGGCCTGGGGGCGATGGTGGCCGTGGCCCCGGCCGCGCGGCACACGCTGGCGCTGCGCTCCGACGGCACCGTGTGGGCGTGGGGCGACAACACCTTCGGGCAGCTGGGGGACGGCTCCAACACGCGGCGCACGCTCCCGGTCCAGGTGGTGGGGCTGGAGAAGGTGACGGCCATCGCCGCGGGCAGCTACCACTCGCTGGCGGTGCGCGAGGACGGCACGGTGTGGGCCTGGGGCTACAACGTCTTCGGCCAGCTCGGCGACGGGACGATGGACGCGCGCGCCGTGCCCACGCGCATGCTGGGGCTGGACGGCGCGGTGGCGGTGGCCGGCGGTGAGTACCACTCGCTGATGCTGCGCTTCGACGGGACGCTGTGGGCCACCGGCAACAACTCCCACGGCCAGCTGGGCGAGGGCACCTTCACCAATCGCTTGTCACCCTTCCAGGTGGTGGAGCTGGACCAGGTGCGGACGGTGCGCGCGGGGGGCTATCACTCCGTCGCGCTGCGCGAGGACGGAACCGTCTGGACGTGGGGCCACAACGGCCAGGGCCAGCTGGGAGATGGCACGGTGACGACGCGGCGGGTGCCCGCGCCGGTGCCCGGACTGACGGCCATCGCGTCCGTGGGCGCCGGGACTTCGCACACCTTCGCGGTGGGCTCGGAGACCTGGGCGTGGGGACGCAACTCGCACGGGCAGCTGGGCACGGGGGACAGCTCCGACCGGCTGGAGCCGACCCTGGTGAAGGGGCTGCACGGCGTGAAGAGCGTGCTGGCGGGCGGGGACTTCTCGGTGGCCCAGGGCGCGGATGGCAGCGCGATGAGCTGGGGCACCAACGTCCATGGCACCCTGGGCATCGGCCTCCCGGGCCAGCGCACCGTGCCGGGGGCCGTGACGCTGCCCTGA
- a CDS encoding alpha/beta hydrolase-fold protein, whose translation MDARELEVRARAEGTPVITGDTATFVWRGRGPVFLQGDFQDWRGEPLALERVAPGLWVRSLALPRDAYVEYALFDARGQRLRDDFNPRVSDNGFGDVNHAFYMPEGGPSLPARRPRGAPRGRVTQHRVDMSDVGLDGERTVHLYAPPTREPVPLLVVFDGEDYLRRVRLPELVDTLVADERMRPVALALVSNGGMTRGVEYACSEYTVALLLWKVLPLARANLPLLDERHHPGAHAVLGASLGGLMALFTGLRAPEVFGRVLAQSGAFVVENHEFVVFDLARHVPRRPLRVWMSCGRFEVLLEGNQRLAPLLTASGHRVEYREFSGGHNYPAWRDDVVRGLECLFPPVLSPRRR comes from the coding sequence ATGGACGCCAGGGAGCTGGAAGTACGCGCGCGCGCCGAGGGGACGCCCGTCATCACGGGAGACACCGCCACCTTCGTGTGGCGCGGCCGAGGGCCCGTGTTCCTCCAGGGGGACTTCCAGGACTGGAGGGGAGAGCCCCTCGCCCTGGAGCGCGTGGCGCCGGGGCTGTGGGTCCGCTCGCTGGCGCTGCCTCGCGATGCCTATGTCGAGTACGCGCTGTTCGACGCGCGCGGACAGCGGCTGCGCGACGACTTCAACCCCCGCGTCTCCGACAACGGCTTCGGCGACGTCAACCACGCGTTCTACATGCCGGAGGGCGGGCCTTCGCTGCCGGCGCGCAGACCCAGGGGGGCGCCTCGAGGACGTGTCACCCAGCACCGCGTGGACATGTCCGACGTGGGGCTGGATGGCGAGCGCACCGTGCACCTGTACGCCCCCCCCACGCGAGAGCCCGTGCCGCTGCTGGTGGTGTTCGACGGCGAGGACTACCTGCGCCGCGTGCGCCTGCCGGAGCTGGTGGACACGCTCGTCGCCGATGAGCGCATGCGCCCGGTGGCCCTGGCGCTCGTCTCCAACGGCGGCATGACGCGAGGCGTGGAGTACGCGTGCAGCGAGTACACCGTGGCCCTGCTGCTGTGGAAGGTGCTGCCCCTGGCCCGCGCCAACCTGCCCCTGCTGGACGAGCGGCACCACCCCGGCGCGCACGCCGTGCTGGGGGCGTCCCTGGGCGGCCTCATGGCCCTGTTCACCGGACTGCGCGCGCCGGAGGTCTTCGGCCGGGTGCTGGCCCAGTCAGGCGCCTTCGTCGTGGAGAATCACGAGTTCGTCGTCTTCGACCTGGCCCGCCACGTCCCACGACGCCCGCTGAGGGTGTGGATGAGCTGCGGTCGCTTCGAGGTCCTCTTGGAGGGGAACCAGCGGCTCGCCCCCCTGCTGACGGCCTCGGGGCACCGCGTCGAGTACCGGGAATTCAGTGGGGGACACAACTATCCAGCCTGGAGGGATGACGTGGTGCGTGGGCTGGAGTGCCTGTTCCCCCCTGTTCTGTCGCCCAGGCGCCGCTAG
- a CDS encoding TIGR01777 family oxidoreductase → MKVAVTGATGFLGVGVVQGLLSRGHHVHVLARDVPKALERLPPGVTGAAYDTGTAVSGEALAGAEAVLHLAGEPVAQRWNAEAKQRIHDSRVRGTRLLVEAAKAAGTVKRFVSASAIGYYGGAREAEPLTEESSPGDDFLARVCMAWEAEAARAREANISTAVVRMGVVLHPDGGALHKMLPPFRIGAGGPVGNGRQYVSWIHREDAQALLCFVLGDTPLEGPFNATAPEPVTNAAFAHALGHALGRPSVIHIPAFVVKAAMGEMAKVVVEGQRVLPSRAQKAGFTFRFPEVEGALRNLLS, encoded by the coding sequence ATGAAGGTGGCTGTCACGGGCGCCACGGGCTTCCTGGGCGTGGGTGTTGTCCAGGGTTTGTTGAGCCGGGGGCACCACGTCCACGTGCTCGCGCGCGACGTGCCCAAGGCGCTGGAGCGGTTACCGCCGGGCGTGACGGGGGCCGCGTATGACACGGGGACGGCGGTGTCCGGGGAGGCCCTGGCCGGCGCGGAGGCGGTGCTGCATCTGGCGGGGGAGCCCGTGGCGCAGCGGTGGAACGCGGAGGCCAAGCAGCGCATCCACGACAGTCGGGTGCGGGGCACGCGGCTGTTGGTGGAGGCGGCGAAGGCGGCGGGCACGGTGAAGCGCTTCGTGTCCGCGTCCGCCATCGGCTACTACGGAGGGGCTCGCGAGGCGGAGCCGCTGACGGAGGAGAGCTCACCCGGAGACGACTTCCTCGCGCGGGTGTGCATGGCGTGGGAGGCGGAGGCGGCACGAGCGCGGGAGGCGAACATCTCCACCGCGGTGGTGCGCATGGGCGTGGTGCTGCACCCCGATGGCGGCGCACTGCACAAGATGTTGCCGCCCTTCCGCATCGGCGCCGGAGGGCCCGTGGGCAACGGCCGGCAGTACGTCAGCTGGATTCATCGCGAGGACGCGCAGGCGCTCTTGTGCTTCGTGCTCGGGGACACGCCGCTCGAAGGTCCCTTCAACGCCACGGCGCCGGAGCCCGTCACCAACGCGGCCTTCGCACATGCGCTGGGCCATGCGCTGGGAAGGCCGTCGGTGATTCACATCCCCGCGTTCGTGGTGAAGGCGGCCATGGGGGAGATGGCGAAGGTCGTCGTGGAGGGTCAGCGCGTGCTGCCTTCGCGCGCGCAGAAGGCGGGCTTCACCTTCCGCTTCCCCGAGGTGGAGGGAGCCCTGCGAAACCTGCTGTCATAG
- a CDS encoding polyprenyl synthetase family protein, translating to MALPRPAVLPSPGEVPLERAWLSLIHAQVEASLGELFELPDEVGIDARWSRAMEEAKAFALRPAKRVRPLLVMAGHCLARGTPVVPSELWRFAAGMELLHTFLLIHDDIADRASLRRGGVALHRVLAPGRMGEDLAVVVGDHLFARSLEAMLESGLPGVAKVVRHYLAVCRHTAAGQYLDLALGHAPLSEVSLFQVLRVAYLKTARYGFCAPLVCGGMLGGASAELLDGLERVGRHVGLAYQLQDDVMGLFGDSRVAGKASDGDFLQGKRTFPVLAALARATPGGRAELEALWTLPESRKDAEALARARALVEQFGGRAACERMVERSTRAARRALQSLPNSNGVRDLLDALIVHLSRRVS from the coding sequence GTGGCCCTTCCTCGACCCGCGGTGTTGCCGTCCCCGGGAGAGGTCCCCCTGGAGCGGGCGTGGCTGTCGCTCATCCATGCGCAGGTGGAGGCGTCGTTGGGGGAGCTCTTCGAGCTTCCCGATGAGGTGGGCATCGACGCGCGCTGGTCTCGGGCGATGGAGGAGGCGAAGGCGTTCGCGCTGCGTCCCGCGAAGCGGGTGCGGCCCCTGCTGGTGATGGCGGGGCACTGCCTGGCGCGAGGCACTCCCGTGGTCCCCTCCGAGCTGTGGCGCTTCGCCGCGGGGATGGAGCTGCTCCACACCTTCCTGCTCATCCACGACGACATCGCGGACCGTGCCTCGCTGCGGCGTGGCGGCGTGGCGCTGCACCGCGTGCTGGCCCCGGGCCGCATGGGCGAGGACCTGGCGGTGGTGGTGGGGGACCACCTCTTCGCGCGCTCCTTGGAAGCGATGCTGGAGTCGGGGCTGCCGGGCGTGGCGAAGGTGGTGCGCCACTACCTGGCGGTGTGTCGGCACACGGCGGCGGGCCAATACCTGGACCTGGCGCTGGGGCACGCGCCGCTGTCGGAGGTGTCGCTCTTCCAGGTCCTCCGCGTGGCCTATCTGAAGACGGCTCGCTATGGCTTCTGCGCGCCCCTGGTGTGTGGCGGCATGTTGGGCGGCGCGAGCGCGGAGCTGCTCGACGGCCTGGAGCGCGTGGGGCGCCACGTGGGGCTCGCGTACCAGCTCCAGGATGACGTGATGGGACTCTTCGGAGACTCGCGCGTCGCGGGCAAGGCGTCGGACGGGGACTTCCTCCAGGGCAAGCGCACCTTCCCGGTGCTCGCGGCGCTGGCGCGGGCCACGCCCGGTGGACGCGCGGAGCTGGAGGCGCTGTGGACGCTGCCCGAGTCGCGCAAGGACGCGGAGGCGCTCGCACGGGCGCGGGCCCTGGTGGAGCAGTTCGGCGGGCGCGCGGCGTGTGAGCGGATGGTGGAGCGGAGCACGCGTGCTGCTCGGCGGGCGCTCCAGTCGCTGCCCAACTCCAACGGCGTGAGGGACTTGCTGGATGCCCTCATCGTCCACCTCTCGCGGCGCGTGTCTTGA
- a CDS encoding phytoene desaturase family protein: MSGRTQGRRVVVVGAGVGGLAAAARLAHQGFEVQVVEKTGAPGGRCGRLRVDGFTWDLGPTIVLMPEVFEETFRALGRRIEDYLTLLKCEPNYRLHFRDGSDVTFTSELCAMGRELERVEPGSYARYLAFLAQGRVQYRTSLDHLVGRNYAGITDYLSPRVLARIFQVRAHRRMYSDVSRYFRDDRLRAAMTFQTMYLGVSPFESPAVYGLLPFTELGVGIWFPKGGLYAIPQALERLALEEGVRIHYGTPVERILTEGGRTTGVRLQGGEVLEADAVLCNADLPYAYEKLLDPEATTLKRREKLRYTSSGYMLYLGLRRKYPELLHHNVVFGRDYRGSFDDIFERFRVPEDPSFYVNAPTRTDASLAPAGKDSLYVLVPVPHQHPSLDWKVEGPKVRAKVFARLSELGFPKLESDIEVERVFTPDDWAGTFNLARGSAFGLAQNFFQIGPFRPANQDARVKNLFFVGASTQPGTGLPTVLISARLVTERLTDWARAQGVTLVSRERAPTSLSKKEAAA; encoded by the coding sequence ATGAGCGGACGCACGCAAGGCAGACGGGTGGTGGTGGTGGGCGCGGGCGTGGGAGGCCTGGCCGCGGCGGCGCGGCTGGCGCACCAGGGCTTCGAGGTGCAGGTCGTCGAGAAGACAGGCGCGCCCGGTGGGCGCTGCGGCCGGCTGCGAGTGGACGGGTTCACCTGGGACCTCGGTCCCACCATCGTGCTGATGCCGGAGGTGTTCGAGGAGACCTTCCGCGCGCTGGGCCGACGAATCGAGGACTACCTGACGTTGCTCAAGTGCGAGCCGAACTACCGGCTGCACTTCCGGGATGGCTCGGACGTCACCTTCACCTCCGAGCTGTGCGCCATGGGGCGCGAGCTGGAGCGGGTGGAGCCCGGCAGCTACGCGCGCTACCTCGCCTTCCTCGCGCAGGGCCGTGTCCAGTACCGCACCAGCCTGGACCACCTGGTGGGCCGCAACTACGCGGGCATCACCGACTACCTCTCGCCGCGAGTGCTGGCCCGCATCTTCCAGGTGCGCGCGCACCGCCGCATGTACTCGGACGTCAGCCGCTACTTCCGCGATGACCGGCTGCGCGCGGCGATGACGTTCCAGACGATGTACCTGGGCGTGTCTCCCTTCGAGTCGCCCGCGGTGTATGGCCTGCTGCCCTTCACCGAGCTGGGCGTGGGCATCTGGTTCCCGAAGGGAGGGCTGTATGCCATTCCCCAGGCGCTGGAGCGGCTGGCGCTGGAGGAGGGCGTGCGCATCCACTACGGGACGCCGGTGGAGCGCATCCTCACGGAGGGTGGCCGCACGACGGGCGTCCGGTTGCAGGGCGGCGAGGTGTTGGAGGCGGACGCCGTGCTGTGCAACGCGGACCTGCCCTACGCCTACGAGAAGCTGCTGGACCCGGAGGCCACGACGCTCAAGCGGCGCGAGAAGCTGCGCTACACGTCCAGCGGCTACATGCTCTACCTGGGGCTGCGCCGGAAGTACCCGGAGCTCCTGCACCACAACGTGGTGTTCGGCCGCGACTACCGGGGCTCGTTCGACGACATCTTCGAGCGCTTCCGAGTGCCGGAGGACCCGAGCTTCTACGTCAACGCGCCCACGCGCACGGATGCGTCGCTGGCGCCCGCGGGCAAGGACTCGCTCTACGTGTTGGTGCCCGTGCCGCACCAGCATCCGTCGTTGGACTGGAAGGTGGAGGGGCCGAAGGTCCGCGCCAAGGTCTTCGCGCGGCTCTCCGAGCTGGGCTTTCCGAAGCTGGAGTCGGACATCGAGGTGGAGCGGGTCTTCACGCCGGATGACTGGGCGGGGACGTTCAACCTGGCGCGCGGCAGTGCGTTCGGGTTGGCGCAGAACTTCTTCCAGATTGGTCCCTTCCGGCCCGCGAATCAGGACGCGAGGGTGAAGAACCTGTTCTTCGTCGGGGCCTCGACGCAGCCGGGGACGGGGCTGCCCACGGTGCTCATCTCCGCGCGGCTGGTGACGGAGCGGCTGACGGACTGGGCGCGGGCGCAGGGCGTGACGTTGGTGTCTCGCGAGCGTGCGCCGACGTCCCTGTCGAAGAAGGAGGCCGCGGCATGA